The window ACATATACACCAGAACTATGCTCTGAGGATGGACTTTGTATGTCATGCAGCTGTTTGATTGCTAGGAATCTCATGAGTGGCTTGAAGAGCTGTTCAGAGATCTTCAAATACATGCATCGTTCTGAGAACAGGATAATCACTCGAGATGGTGATGGTATGGTCCTTTCTGATGGCTGTCTAAAAGCTGACGGTACTGAGACTGTGGTAAGTCCTTTTCTGTCCATTCTCCTGTATTTTGAGTTATGGTGCAGTGGAACAAATTTCAATGATTTTTATACAGGGCGGTGGTGCACGGAGAAGATCAAGATTTTTACGCAGAAAAGGAAGAGTTCGTCGCCTAAAGTACACATGGAAATCTGCAGGATACCAATCCTTCAGAAAGCGGATTTCTGAAAGGAAGGACCAGCCTTGTCGACAGTATAGTCCATGTGGATGCCAAACTGCATGTGGGAAAACATGTCCATGTCTTGTAAATGGTACCTGCTGTGAGAAATACTGCGGGTGAGCTAACTGTAGTTCCTGTGATACAGTTATGTTTTTAACTTATATCTGAACATACAAGTTGTCTGAACCGTATATAATCTCTTTGCAGATGTCCAAAGAGTTGCAAAAATCGATTCAGAGGATGTCACTGTGCCAAAAGCCAGTGTAGAAGTCGTCAATGCCCATGCTTTGCTGCTGATAGGGAATGTGATCCAGATGTCTGCCGAAATTGCTGGATAGGGTGTAAcatcttttcattattttgtcCATTTCCTGGCATGAGGTCTAGAAGTCAAATCATATggaactaaattaaaaaaagaaaagtgtgggTTGCTTtttacttgatttttttaatatacagAAGCATGCCTATTAAGTAGTTTTTCTATGATAGAGCTATAGTGGTTTTTTCACAAGAAAATTCCTATACACGTTTAGGTTAAGTTTTGAGTTGAGCTCCCCAAATTCCCATCACCACTGGCATTGTGTTTTAAAGGCATTGGCATGAATGTGAAGACTTTATCCTATCTGCTTAATTTTCTGGGGGCAAGCAAGGTTATTCAACTATCCGATGGCGGTCTTGCTTGCTTTTGGAGGTCACACTATGACTTGCATATGACATGATCTTAATGTCACCTAGTTGTCAAGACATTCTTAATAGATTTGacttgtatatatatgctGGGAATTGCTTCATTGAAGACTGGAATGATGCCACTTATCTATTTATCTACAATACTAGTGATATGTGTAGCTTGATGAGATTGGTTTGACCTCAATCTGGAGATAAAATACTGGTAAATTATGTGTCAGGTGACGACATACCTATTGAGTTGTGAACACGAGAACTACTTCTAGATGATTTCTGGCAGAAAtcttttcacatttttccacgGAATGTTTAACGACTGAGTGAAACAAGCAAGTAGATAACAAAAATACATCTGGAAtactattacattttttacatTGTTAATGGTTTCTATCTGCCCCCCACTGGATGTCTTTGCTCTGTAGTTTTGATATGGGTTGGCAACTCTTGAAGCAACATCTATCTAAACCTGAATGATTGAGCCCATCAGTCAGCTGGTGTTTTCTTGTTCTGTCCAGTCTAATCCAGTAACTGGTGGATTGTAAAATGCATGtgtttactttctttaagATTAATTTCACTTTGGCAAGTTGTAATATTATCTGAATTGGCTTGGCAGTTGCGGTGATGGCACCCTTGGGATACCTCCTCAAAGAGGTGATAATTACGAGTGCAGGAATATGAAGCTTCTTTTGAAACAACAGCAGAGGGTAAGTGACTTTCCTCTTCAGCTTTGCTCACATTATCAGTTAGGTTTGATAtcacatcattttatattgtgtAAGTTTCTTGGGTGTGCATAGCTACTGTTTACTGTATGGACCTCTCTCTCTGCTGAAATTGCAGATGTAATAAGTTGTtgattttagataaataaaacttTCTAATAGCAGTGCTTGTTGATTCAATTGTAGGTTTTGCTGGGAAGATCTGATGTATCTGGCTGGGGAGCTTTCTTGAAGGTAATTATTCCAGAAAATAGTGTTGTTTGTCACCAGGATAAGTTTTATCCCGTTCCTAACTCCCCTACACTTCAAAAAACTGCAGAATAGTGTTAGCAAGCATGAATACCTCGGAGAGTATACTGGCGAACTAATTTCACATCGCGAAGCTGACAAGCGTGGGAAGATATATGACCGAGAGAACTCTTCATTTCTGTTTAATCTGAATGATCAGGCAAGAATaactcaaaaaatatttgtttaatacACTACTAATTTGGAAGAAAGTGACTAATGATGATTTTCCACTCATGCTCAGTTTGTGCTTGATGCTTATCGCAAGGGCGACAAGCTGAAGTTCGCCAACCATTCCCCAGATCCAAATTGCTATGCTAAGGTAAACTGAGTGGCAAGATACGATAAAAACATGGGCTGTGCTTACAATAACATGATACAAAATGAATTGGCAGGTGATAATGGTGGCCGGAGATCACAGAGTGGGTATATTTGCGAAGGAACGGATTAACGCTGGAGAAGAAATCTTTTATGATTATAGGTACGAGGCGGACAGAGCTCCAGCCTGGGCTAAAAAGCCGGAGGCGTCCGGGAGCAAGAGGGAAGACTGCGGACCTTCAAGTGGGCGTGCGAAAAAGCACACGTAAGCGTCGGAAGATAGATTTTTGCGACAACTTGTGGTTGAAACTCTAATCATTAGTTGCTGGAGATAAAAGGTTAATCTCCAGAGTAACCTAAACCGATTCTTTTTGGTGGTGACTGTTGAGTGAGCTGAGAATACTCATCCTCATCAAAGCGGGAAAGAATACAAGCGTAGTccatgttttcctttttttttgaatatatttatatatattcttatgTAAAATGCATCACTTGCTACGATTCATTTAGCAAAATGGTGtacatttcattcacattttactCAAAACAATTCTTCATTTAGACTCCCAAACTATGTTGTATTCTTCTTCATCTATCttgtttttgcttttcttGCATATCTCACATAATATTCCCAGaaaagttaatttatttttaataattttataaatttacaaaagCAATCGCACAGATTTCTTATTATctcttttcaaatttctttcTGACTCAAAATTATTTCTCTATATTATATAAACTTAATTTATCCGAATACTTtggttaattataatttattgacatattatatGTTTAAGCATCGTGAAATTAGACTCttgttatatattattttgatttttatggtGCATGTTGTCAGCAGTGATTACAAAAACTATTTTCTAGTAATAATGATATAATCTAAAAATCACCTACACGTATTTCTGTTAGCTGCTTAAAATCAGCAGTATatggtagtagtagtactatgtaGTAAGAAATATTTGCAGGCAATTTCATTACCCAAAAAATACAGTAGAGTTGATAGTACATAAGTACCAATTTTAatgtaagagaaaaaagattgacGTCAAAGagaagaattataattaataaaaaattaatttcagtaGATGgattataatgataatatgaGAGGTGCCgggcgtcggtccagccgtctcattcgtggccaacggcaaccggcatgatatgggctactacttggcggatgggatataccctcggtggccgatctttgtgaagacgatccgacaaacaagtgatgaaaagaaggcctactttgcgcaacgacaggagtcggcgcgcaaggacgtggagcgcgcatttggtgtgctccggtctcgatgggcggcaatcaagggcccaacgcgtttgtgggatgtcggatgcgtttccgagataatgtacgcctgcattatcctgcacaacatgatcgtcgaagacgaaggagtacaactgactagttgggtcagtgacgatgaagccggtccaagccacggaacggccacccctagtgtacgacagggggtacctctcgatgaagccggccgactcaaggaatttgccaacatgcgccaagtggatgctcatattcaactccaaaaggatataattgaagagttgtgggcacggaggactgcacgacgatagttttttttctttattatgcatgtacttttttttttaatctatgtaacttttttaaatgcaataaatgaattttcccgCACACGtgtctaaatttaattccgtattttaatcgtaattttaattccgtaaatgtagtatattttgaattgtttttattgcgggCGGCCTATggctgacgtggcaggtggtttttttagtgttgctgacgtggcagaggagaGAATGGTTGGCCTatgcaccattgcggatgctctgaCTCAAATGTAGCATAAAGAAGCGGTGGCCCCACTGTACAGcacttttttcattaatttcgGGCAGCTGCAATGGCTCTTGCGTGGCTCGGTCAGTCTCGACTAGTCGAGTTATGGGCGAGTCCGCGTTGCAGCTTGATCGGGAGGGGGGGAGAAGGCTGGCGAGCCAGCGTGCCAAGCCCCCCACCCCATGCGGTGTGTGGCAGTTGGGGGTTGATTTTCAaccatttcaatttatttttattttattttttttaaataaaaattaataaaaaatttcaattttttcgaaCATTACCCTCTTATTGTctcatccaatttattataaactcATCTAAAAAAACCTCATTAATCATTATACATTCTTTTACACCAAAGAAACTCtcttactcatttttttctgTAAAAATTTTCCTTTCTGATTCTAAATTCAAGTATGGCTAATGCAATGGAGAAAAATCCTTCAAATCCTGGCAGAATTGTTGCAAGAAGAAAGAGATAGGGAGAAAGCCATCGCGAACCCTCCTGTGTCTCCTGTGCCGCAAGACTCTAAACAAGTTTTTTTTGCGCAGTTGTAAGAGTCGGAAAGATGCTGAAAGAGGTTTGGGGTTCTACAAGCACGATTCTCAATCATCAAAGCTCCGTGCGAAACTTCGCCGACATTATAGATGTGTATTATTATGCACAAATGATAATCGGAAGCGAATGATCGGTATTGGAAAATTGGTTTTCCAATGAAACTCCCTATAACTCCACCGCAAGCAGTTTGCCACGTCGGGGTGCGCCGCCACAAATGTGCGAGAAATTAGCAATTCGAGCATCGACGTGCGATACCACCACCCACACCCAACTTTCTAAAGATCTAATGAAGCACATTTTGACGAGATGTGGCAGCCATTGGCCGATCTCCCTCAACATTTTTCTGGTTCAACTCTTTAGTAGTGGTAGGTGATTATCACGAATCATTCAATTTTAGGATGATGTATTTCAATGCTTgaaataaattgtaattttaggatttgaattatatgtaatttttataattttaaaataatatttaatctaaatttaaattaagtttgctggaaaaaatataaaatgaaatgaggaTCCTAAGTGAATAGATTGTTAAGAGATAAAGTTGCAAAGAGATGGAGTAAAATATATTGCGAGactaataaatagtgaagaaaaatgattaataataaaCCAAGTTGCTGGTGGttttaataatactcctacgTTAGTCTAGAACATTAGTTGTTGTCAAACATTGATTTACTAGTACTTACTAATTTTGGTAGTCAATGCtagcaattaattaatttaattacgtACGCCACTCTCCATCAATTGTAGTTTATACACATgttcaattattcaaaattcCTAACTACCAACACTTAAAGCTTGAATGTTATTCACACCAATTCCAAAATCactaaattaaacataaacaaaGCTAAATTAATATGCATTGCCCATAATATAAGTGATATCTGTTCCTTTATTTCCTCTTTCCCTTTTggcttttattttcttgtttgtgTATGTTGAGGGTTTCCAGTTTCGgatagaaagaagaagaagagagataGACGCAGCAGCAGCAAACACAATCCCAGTGAATCACAGGTGTTTGTACAGTATAATATTCATGATTGTGTGAATTGTGATAGTTTCAGTATAGCTGCTTCACTCACactcttctctctcatctctgcAGCAGCCGCAGTATGATGAGGACATGCACCACTGCTACATTTCTACTCATCACAGCTCTCTTCTTCACCGCCGAACCTCAGGTCTCTCCCCTTCCCCGATCCCTTCCATTTCCCCCCTTTTCTCCCCACTTTCACCTCAATTCTCCCCGCAGCTTCTCAATTCCTGCTCCACCGCCAATGACTGCCCCCACGGCCTTTACTGCGGCAATTGCCCCTCCCTCGCCAAATCGCAGCCATTCTGCATCAGAGGCCAAGCTCAAATCCCTACTTCCGTGGTACTAATTCAttcatctctctctatctctcttctttttattgtaattctgactgtgtgtgtgtgtggaatTACTGAATATGATTATTAGGTCAGTGGACTGCCGTTTAACAAATACTCCTGGCTCCTCACTCATAATGCTTTCTCAATTGTGGATGCGCCTCTGCTGACTGGTGCTCAAAGAGTCACTTTCTACAATCAGGAGGATTCTGTTACTAATCAGCTGATGGTATGATGCTCATTTCACTTGATTTTTACCTGACCGCCTCTGTATAGGATCTAATTGTATTGGTTTCATGTGTAGAATGGAGTGAGGGGGTTGATGCTGGATATGTACGACTTCGCGAATGATATCTGGCTCTGCCATTCCTTCCGCGGCCAGTGCTACAACTTCACTGCCTTTGTAATCTACTAGGgccttttttttgtctttcttTACTTCAATTCTCTGTATCTTATGTCGTTTGTGATGTTGCTGTGGAAATGAAATAAGTAGGAGCCAGCAGTCGATGCATTGAAAGAAGTGGAAGCGTTCTTGACACAGAACCCTTCGGAGATTGTTACCATCATAATTGAGGATTATGTTCGTGCGCCCAAAGGGTTGACACGGGTGTTTGCCGAGGCTGGTTTGGATAAATATTGGTTTCCCGTTGCCAAAATGCCAAGGAGAGGTGCGGATTGGCCCACTGTCAACA is drawn from Salvia hispanica cultivar TCC Black 2014 chromosome 6, UniMelb_Shisp_WGS_1.0, whole genome shotgun sequence and contains these coding sequences:
- the LOC125197301 gene encoding PI-PLC X domain-containing protein At5g67130; the encoded protein is MMRTCTTATFLLITALFFTAEPQLLNSCSTANDCPHGLYCGNCPSLAKSQPFCIRGQAQIPTSVVSGLPFNKYSWLLTHNAFSIVDAPLLTGAQRVTFYNQEDSVTNQLMNGVRGLMLDMYDFANDIWLCHSFRGQCYNFTAFEPAVDALKEVEAFLTQNPSEIVTIIIEDYVRAPKGLTRVFAEAGLDKYWFPVAKMPRRGADWPTVNTMVKNNYRLLVFTSDSSKEASEGIAYQWKYMVENEPGDPGVVPGSCPNRKESKPLNSKSASLFLMNYFPTIPVQSEACKEHSAPLADMVGTCYKAAGNMMPNFVAVNFYMRSDGGGVFDDLDRMNGQTLCGCATVSACQAGAPFGSCKAVGMPNTSSTTTGNAGSFSGSVQLSGDASAVNAPGVSFMCLFLVLITFCLF